A genomic stretch from Echeneis naucrates chromosome 6, fEcheNa1.1, whole genome shotgun sequence includes:
- the cpne4a gene encoding copine-4 isoform X1, whose amino-acid sequence MKNSCPASIMSDIYESAANSLGLFSSPCLTKVELRLTCKGISDRDALSKPDPCIVLNMQSHGQWMEVDRTEVIRSCVNPAYSKVFTLDFYFEEVQRLRFELYDINSSHNGVKEADFLGSVECTLGQIVSQRKLSKALVRPGGSVGKAIITVTAEELTGNDDYIELSFSARKLDDKDFFSKSDPFLEIYRLNNDATLQLVYRTETVMNNLNPVWKNFKVSLNSLCSGDHERKLQCTVWDWDSNGKHDYIGEFEATFKEMKGAIDGRQVQWPCINPKYKVKKKNYKNSGIVILNQCKIIKMHSFLDYIMGGCQIQFTVAIDFTASNGDPRNSCSLHYIHPYQPNEYLKALVAVGEICQDYDSDKMFPAFGFGARIPPDFKVSHDFAVNFNEENPECAGIQGVVEAYQACLPKLQLYGPTNIAPIIQKVASSASQEVHTKEAMQYFILLILTDGVITDMADTREAIVQASHLPMSVIIVGVGNADFGDMQMLDGDDGILRSPKGEPVLRDIVQFVPFRNFKHASPAALAKSVLAEVPNQVVDYYNSRGIKPKVPSDYQSSRPFGP is encoded by the exons atgaag AATTCCTGTCCCGCCTCCATCATGAGTGACATCTACGAGTCGGCGGCGAATTCCCTGGGTCTTTTCAGCAGCCCCTGTCTGACCAAAGTGGAGCTGAGACTCACCTGTAAAGGGATCTCAGACCGGGATGCCCTGTCCAAACCCGACCCCTGCATCGTCCTCAACATGCAGTCCCATGGACAGTGGATGGAG GTGGACCGGACTGAGGTGATCCGCAGCTGTGTGAACCCGGCCTACTCCAAAGTCTTCACCCtggacttttactttgaagagGTGCAGCGTCTGCGCTTCGAGCTGTACGACATCAACAGCAGCCACAACGGGGTGAAGGAGGCCGACTTCCTGGGCTCGGTGGAGTGCACCCTGGGACAG ATTGTCTCTCAGAGGAAGTTGTCCAAAGCTCTGGTCAGACCTGGAGGTTCGGTGGGAAAAGCCATCATCACT gtcacagcagaggagctgacaGGTAATGACGACTACATTGAACTCTCATTCAGCGCCAGAAAACTGGACGACAag GACTTCTTCAGTAAGTCTGATCCATTTCTGGAGATCTACAGACTGAACAACGACGCCACACTACAGCTGGTCTACAGGACCGAG accGTCATGAACAATCTGAATCCCGTTTGGAAAAACTTCAAGGTCTCTCTGAACTCCCTCTGCAGTGGAGACCATGAACGCAAActacag tgcaCAGTGTGGGACTGGGACTCCAACGGGAAACACGACTACATCGGTGAATTTGAAGCGACGTTCAAAGAGATGAAAGGAGCCATCGATGGACGACAG gtgcaGTGGCCGTGCATCAACCCCAAATACAAAGTCAAGAAAAAGAACTACAAGAACTCCGGGATCGTCATCCTGAACCAGTGCAAG ATCATCAAGATGCACTCCTTCCTGGATTACATCATGGGGGGCTGTCAGATCCAGTtcaca GTCGCCATTGACTTCACAGCTTCTAACGGAGATCCTCGTAACAGCTGCTCCCTCCACTACATCCACCCATACCAGCCCAACGAGTACCTGAAGGCCCTGGTGGCCGTGGGGGAGATCTGCCAGGACTACGACAG CGATAAAATGTTCCCAGCGTTTGGCTTCGGTGCTCGGATCCCTCCTGACTTCAAG GTCTCCCACGACTTTGCAGTGAATTTTAATGAGGAGAATCCGGAGTGTGCAG GTATCCAGGGGGTGGTGGAGGCCTACCAGGCCTGCCTCCCCAAGCTGCAGCTCTACGGTCCCACCAATATTGCCCCCATCATCCAGAAGGTCGCCAGCTCTGCCTCGCAGGAGGTCCATACCAAAGAGGCCATG CAATACTTCATCCTACTGATCCTGACGGACGGCGTCATCACTGACATGGCCGACACCCGGGAAGCCATTGTCCAGGCCTCCCACCTGCCCATGTCCGTCATCATCGTTGGCGTTGGGAATGCAGACTTTGGCGACATGCAGATGCTCGACGGCGATGACGGGATCCTGCGATCGCCTAAAGGAGAACCTGTCCTGAGGGACATTGTCCAGTTCGTCCCATTCCGCAACTTCAAACAT GCGTCTCCAGCCGCTCTGGCCAAGAGTGTTCTTGCTGAAGTGCCCAACCAGGTGGTGGATTACTACAACAGCAGGGGCATCAAGCCCAAAGTGCCCAGCGACTACCAGTCTTCCAGGCCGTTCGGCCCCTGA
- the cpne4a gene encoding copine-4 isoform X2, with translation MSDIYESAANSLGLFSSPCLTKVELRLTCKGISDRDALSKPDPCIVLNMQSHGQWMEVDRTEVIRSCVNPAYSKVFTLDFYFEEVQRLRFELYDINSSHNGVKEADFLGSVECTLGQIVSQRKLSKALVRPGGSVGKAIITVTAEELTGNDDYIELSFSARKLDDKDFFSKSDPFLEIYRLNNDATLQLVYRTETVMNNLNPVWKNFKVSLNSLCSGDHERKLQCTVWDWDSNGKHDYIGEFEATFKEMKGAIDGRQVQWPCINPKYKVKKKNYKNSGIVILNQCKIIKMHSFLDYIMGGCQIQFTVAIDFTASNGDPRNSCSLHYIHPYQPNEYLKALVAVGEICQDYDSDKMFPAFGFGARIPPDFKVSHDFAVNFNEENPECAGIQGVVEAYQACLPKLQLYGPTNIAPIIQKVASSASQEVHTKEAMQYFILLILTDGVITDMADTREAIVQASHLPMSVIIVGVGNADFGDMQMLDGDDGILRSPKGEPVLRDIVQFVPFRNFKHASPAALAKSVLAEVPNQVVDYYNSRGIKPKVPSDYQSSRPFGP, from the exons ATGAGTGACATCTACGAGTCGGCGGCGAATTCCCTGGGTCTTTTCAGCAGCCCCTGTCTGACCAAAGTGGAGCTGAGACTCACCTGTAAAGGGATCTCAGACCGGGATGCCCTGTCCAAACCCGACCCCTGCATCGTCCTCAACATGCAGTCCCATGGACAGTGGATGGAG GTGGACCGGACTGAGGTGATCCGCAGCTGTGTGAACCCGGCCTACTCCAAAGTCTTCACCCtggacttttactttgaagagGTGCAGCGTCTGCGCTTCGAGCTGTACGACATCAACAGCAGCCACAACGGGGTGAAGGAGGCCGACTTCCTGGGCTCGGTGGAGTGCACCCTGGGACAG ATTGTCTCTCAGAGGAAGTTGTCCAAAGCTCTGGTCAGACCTGGAGGTTCGGTGGGAAAAGCCATCATCACT gtcacagcagaggagctgacaGGTAATGACGACTACATTGAACTCTCATTCAGCGCCAGAAAACTGGACGACAag GACTTCTTCAGTAAGTCTGATCCATTTCTGGAGATCTACAGACTGAACAACGACGCCACACTACAGCTGGTCTACAGGACCGAG accGTCATGAACAATCTGAATCCCGTTTGGAAAAACTTCAAGGTCTCTCTGAACTCCCTCTGCAGTGGAGACCATGAACGCAAActacag tgcaCAGTGTGGGACTGGGACTCCAACGGGAAACACGACTACATCGGTGAATTTGAAGCGACGTTCAAAGAGATGAAAGGAGCCATCGATGGACGACAG gtgcaGTGGCCGTGCATCAACCCCAAATACAAAGTCAAGAAAAAGAACTACAAGAACTCCGGGATCGTCATCCTGAACCAGTGCAAG ATCATCAAGATGCACTCCTTCCTGGATTACATCATGGGGGGCTGTCAGATCCAGTtcaca GTCGCCATTGACTTCACAGCTTCTAACGGAGATCCTCGTAACAGCTGCTCCCTCCACTACATCCACCCATACCAGCCCAACGAGTACCTGAAGGCCCTGGTGGCCGTGGGGGAGATCTGCCAGGACTACGACAG CGATAAAATGTTCCCAGCGTTTGGCTTCGGTGCTCGGATCCCTCCTGACTTCAAG GTCTCCCACGACTTTGCAGTGAATTTTAATGAGGAGAATCCGGAGTGTGCAG GTATCCAGGGGGTGGTGGAGGCCTACCAGGCCTGCCTCCCCAAGCTGCAGCTCTACGGTCCCACCAATATTGCCCCCATCATCCAGAAGGTCGCCAGCTCTGCCTCGCAGGAGGTCCATACCAAAGAGGCCATG CAATACTTCATCCTACTGATCCTGACGGACGGCGTCATCACTGACATGGCCGACACCCGGGAAGCCATTGTCCAGGCCTCCCACCTGCCCATGTCCGTCATCATCGTTGGCGTTGGGAATGCAGACTTTGGCGACATGCAGATGCTCGACGGCGATGACGGGATCCTGCGATCGCCTAAAGGAGAACCTGTCCTGAGGGACATTGTCCAGTTCGTCCCATTCCGCAACTTCAAACAT GCGTCTCCAGCCGCTCTGGCCAAGAGTGTTCTTGCTGAAGTGCCCAACCAGGTGGTGGATTACTACAACAGCAGGGGCATCAAGCCCAAAGTGCCCAGCGACTACCAGTCTTCCAGGCCGTTCGGCCCCTGA